A region of Triplophysa dalaica isolate WHDGS20190420 chromosome 20, ASM1584641v1, whole genome shotgun sequence DNA encodes the following proteins:
- the mrgbp gene encoding MRG/MORF4L-binding protein isoform X1, translating into MGEAEIVPSDEKQAEICTPDESIVWSQEVEVCLFHAMLGHKPVGVNRHFHMICIRDKFSQNIGRQVSSKVIWDHLSTMYDMQALHESEILPFPNSEKSFVLPEEIIQDVKEGKVASEDDAKEDIKEEIDPPTTHEEGLGPSTAGQDFARYGQKKTFRSVPKLQLELSTDQLITRGLCRQPSETHDHQFLREDVGEIGQRARERAGREGGLR; encoded by the exons ATGGGCGAAGCAGAGATTGTGCCATCGGACGAAAAACAAGCCGAAATCTGTACCCCCGATGAATCAATTGTATGGAGTCAAGAGGTTGAAGTGTGTCTTTTTCACGCCATGTTGGGTCACAAACCTGTAG GGGTGAATCGTCATTTTCACATGATCTGTATTCGTGATAAATTCAGTCAGAATATCGGCAGACAGGTGTCATCTAAAGTCATCTGGGATCATCTCAGCACCATGTATGACATGCAGGCACTG CACGAATCAGAAATACTCCCCTTTCCCAACTCAGAAAAAAGCTTTGTGCTTCCCGAAGAGATCATACAAGACGTTAAAGAAG GTAAAGTGGCATCAGAAGATGATGCAAAAGAAGACATCAAAGAGGAGATCGACCCTCCCACCACACACGAAGAAG GTCTGGGTCCCAGTACGGCTGGCCAGGATTTTGCGAGGTATGGACAGAAGAAAACGTTTCGCTCTGTTCCAAAACTCCAGCTTGAGCTCAGTACAGACCAGCTCATTACCAGAGGCCTCTGTAGACAACCTTCAGAGACCCATGACCAT CAATTCCTCCGTGAAGACGTCGGAGAGATCGGGCAGCGGGCGCGAGAAAGAGCGGGCCGAGAGGGGGGGCTCAGGTGA
- the mrgbp gene encoding MRG/MORF4L-binding protein isoform X2 — protein MGEAEIVPSDEKQAEICTPDESIVWSQEVEVCLFHAMLGHKPVGVNRHFHMICIRDKFSQNIGRQVSSKVIWDHLSTMYDMQALHESEILPFPNSEKSFVLPEEIIQDVKEGKVASEDDAKEDIKEEIDPPTTHEEGSNSSVKTSERSGSGREKERAERGGSGETGSGSSKETVGEKRKRSRAVEKVMNSSNPSSPGGAKRRRT, from the exons ATGGGCGAAGCAGAGATTGTGCCATCGGACGAAAAACAAGCCGAAATCTGTACCCCCGATGAATCAATTGTATGGAGTCAAGAGGTTGAAGTGTGTCTTTTTCACGCCATGTTGGGTCACAAACCTGTAG GGGTGAATCGTCATTTTCACATGATCTGTATTCGTGATAAATTCAGTCAGAATATCGGCAGACAGGTGTCATCTAAAGTCATCTGGGATCATCTCAGCACCATGTATGACATGCAGGCACTG CACGAATCAGAAATACTCCCCTTTCCCAACTCAGAAAAAAGCTTTGTGCTTCCCGAAGAGATCATACAAGACGTTAAAGAAG GTAAAGTGGCATCAGAAGATGATGCAAAAGAAGACATCAAAGAGGAGATCGACCCTCCCACCACACACGAAGAAG GCAGCAATTCCTCCGTGAAGACGTCGGAGAGATCGGGCAGCGGGCGCGAGAAAGAGCGGGCCGAGAGGGGGGGCTCAGGTGAGACGGGCAGCGGGTCGTCAAAAGAAACAGTTGGGGAAAAGAGGAAGAGGAGCCGAGCCGTGGAGAAGGTGATGAACTCCAGCAACCCCTCCAGTCCGGGAGGAGCCAAGCGCCGCAGGACGTAG
- the eef1a2 gene encoding elongation factor 1-alpha 2 encodes MGKEKIHINIVVIGHVDSGKSTTTGHLIYKCGGIDKRTIEKFEKEAAEMGKGSFKYAWVLDKLKAERERGITIDISLWKFETTKYYITIIDAPGHRDFIKNMITGTSQADCAVLIVAAGVGEFEAGISKNGQTREHALLAYTLGVKQLIVAVNKMDSTEPAYSEKRYDEIVKEVSAYIKKIGYSPASVPFVPISGWHGDNMLEASSNMPWFKCWKLDRKEQHANGVTLLEALDTIRPPTRPTDKPLRLPLQDVYKIGGIGTVPVGRVETGIMRPSMVVTFAPVNITTEVKSVEMHHESLSEALPGDNVGFNVKNVSVKDIRRGNVCGDSKSDPPQEASGFTAQVIILNHPGLISAGYSPVIDCHTAHIACKFAELKEKIDRRSGKKLEDNPKSLKSGDAAIVDMIPGKPMCVESFSQYPPLGRFAVRDMRQTVAVGVIKNVEKKIGGSGKVTKSAQKAQKATK; translated from the exons ATGGGGAAAGAGAAGATCCACATCAACATTGTGGTCATCGGCCATGTTGATTCTGGAAAGTCGACAACCACTGGTCATCTCATCTATAAATGTGGAGGGATTGATAAAAGGACCATTGAGAAGTTTGAGAAAGAGGCTGCTGAG ATGGGGAAAGGTTCCTTCAAGTACGCCTGGGTTCTGGACAAGCTAAAGGCTGAGAGGGAGCGTGGGATCACAATAGATATCTCACTTTGGAAGTTTGAGACCACCAAGTACTACATAACTATAATAGATGCCCCCGGACACAGAGACTTTATCAAAAACATGATCACTGGGACGTCTCAG GCAGACTGCGCAGTTCTCATTGTGGCCGCTGGGGTTGGTGAATTTGAGGCAGGCATCTCTAAAAACGGGCAAACCAGGGAACACGCCCTACTGGCCTACACACTGGGTGTCAAGCAGCTGATTGTAGCCGTCAACAAGATGGACTCCACAGAGCCGGCCTACAGCGAGAAACGCTATGATGAGATTGTTAAGGAAGTAAGCGCCTACATTAAAAAGATCGGCTACAGCCCCGCCTCCGTGCCCTTCGTCCCTATTTCAGGTTGGCATGGCGACAACATGTTGGAAGCATCATCTAAT ATGCCATGGTTTAAATGCTGGAAGCTGGACAGGAAGGAGCAGCACGCTAATGGTGTTACCTTGCTGGAAGCTCTTGACACCATCAGGCCCCCAACACGCCCCACTGACAAACCCCTCCGTCTACCCTTACAAGACGTCTATAAGATTGGAG GTATAGGGACTGTACCAGTAGGCAGGGTGGAGACAGGTATCATGCGGCCCAGCATGGTGGTGACCTTTGCCCCGGTCAACATCACGACCGAAGTGAAGTCCGTGGAGATGCATCATGAGTCTCTGAGCGAAGCGCTACCTGGAGACAACGTGGGTTTCAATGTTAAGAACGTGTCGGTGAAAGACATCCGAAGAGGAAACGTGTGCGGAGACAGCAAATCAGACCCACCCCAGGAGGCATCAGGCTTCACAGCACAG GTGATCATCTTGAATCACCCAGGACTGATCAGTGCTGGTTACTCTCCTGTAATAGACTGTCATACCGCTCATATCGCCTGCAAGTTTGCCGAGCTTAAGGAGAAGATCGATCGCCGCTCAGGCAAGAAGCTGGAAGACAACCCTAAAAGCCTGAAGTCTGGAGACGCCGCCATTGTAGACATGATCCCAGGGAAACCCATGTGTGTGGAGAGCTTCTCTCAGTATCCTCCACTgg GTCGCTTTGCTGTCCGAGATATGAGGCAGACTGTTGCTGTTGGTGTCATCAAAAACGTGGAAAAGAAGATTGGGGGCAGCGGAAAAGTAACCAAATCTGCACAGAAGGCTCAAAAAGCTACCAAATAA
- the sac3d1 gene encoding SAC3 domain-containing protein 1 isoform X1 yields the protein MDILPPAWPQARRGRGHRHKDQDRANRERAVEQKVKDQVPHGICMTMCPANELRQREAQNRLHKFELVPGTERDRLPRGDVLRAVKEYSRPAAGKDSTRPSDLRPSSVLLKTVCYLVDDIAASKTFQPWTEVYSFVFDRLRSVRQDMIIQRLSGPECVTMLEKSVRFLLYASYRLCGQPLQYFDPRINDTHLQETLSWLLECYREGKHQHQEEFQALSLLYNLGSFHAMQHALQLPGRIRHSPAVQLALAANRAHTESNPVQFLRLAQRLDFMQVCALHRHVLSCRRDLLLLYSHGYNSHNCRYPLQRLSRLLFLKVPLAAELCQVHGVNISKEWVIFSKKSFTESPSGDLQCRDMHDPLDDENWNCNSDDMIHSCA from the exons ATGGACATCCTCCCTCCGGC GTGGCCTCAAGCTAGGAGGGGCAGAGGGCACAGGCATAAGGATCAGGACAGAGCGAACAGGGAAAGGGCCGTTGAGCAGAAGGTCAAAGACCAGGTGCCCCATGGCATCTGTATGACTATGTGCCCCGCCAATGAATTACGCCAGCGAGAGGCACAAAACAGACTTCACAAATTTGAGTTGGTGCCTGGCACAGAACGGGATCGCTTGCCTCGTGGCGATGTCTTACGTGCTGTCAAAGAATACTCGCGACCCGCTGCGGGAAAAGACTCCACGCGACCCAGTGACCTTCGACCTTCATCTGTGCTTTTAAAGACTGTTTGTTACTTAGTAGATGACATTGCAgcttctaaaacatttcagccGTGGACTGAG GTGTACAGTTTTGTTTTCGACCGCCTACGTAGCGTACGGCAAGACATGATTATCCAGCGTCTGTCTGGGCCGGAGTGTGTGACTATGCTAGAGAAAAGTGTGCGTTTCCTCCTCTACGCATCTTACAGGCTCTGTGGACAGCCACTTCAGTACTTTGACCCGCGTATCAATGACACTCACCTGCAGGAAACTTTAAGCTGGCTGCTAGAGTGCTACAGAGAAGGAAAGCACCAGCATCAGGAGGAGTTCCAGGCCTTGAGTCTGCTCTATAACCTGG GTTCATTTCACGCCATGCAACATGCACTTCAGCTGCCTGGGCGAATACGCCACTCTCCAGCGGTTCAGCTGGCTCTGGCTGCAAACAGGGCACATACCGAGAGCAACCCAGTTCAGTTTCTCCGCCTGGCACAGAGACTGGATTTCATGCAGGTCTGTGCCCTCCACAGACACGTCTTGTCCTGCAGGAGAGATCTACTCCTGCTGTACAGCCACGGCTACAACAGCCACAACTGTCGCTACCCTCTCCAGAGACTGTCACGCCTCCTGTTTCTCAAAGTTCCACTGGCTGCTGAACTTTGCCAGGTGCATGGTGTTAACATCAGCAAAGAATGGGTCATCTTCTCCAAAAAATCTTTCACTGAAAGTCCATCTGGGGATCTGCAGTGCAGGGATATGCATGATCCACTAGATGACGAGAACTGGAACTGTAATTCTGATGACATGATTCATAGCTGTGCCTAA
- the haus8 gene encoding HAUS augmin-like complex subunit 8, with translation MASKKPQTLRKISSSDPKNLSTDNEVNSGNNSGARRKSKTSGTIVKSRYMQTEPKAPAKNSAHQQSILQPPRPSSPRVGGTRKPREGAPSRRTMSVLSDKDSPLITSILESSNFGGNVMQSTVLDGHCICPDFDVSVIKDKATPPSTADVKNDERDMAMETFLLAFLTAKIEHKNQTLREEAERNILTVMEKEQQLRSQVHRMKRQYLVLEKQKQLNSLLDLQIEALGSVAAAGNTFSEEYKSFARAIDATRHKLPIKNVHIGENAGHFLAEAVGCLNQSERVLQQYAQGISTDSEASAECLGEMKNSAHEISEQLSRTFSELLEVSSLVSHETVLIQQSLEEDQIGQGTAQTLFCPSMS, from the exons ATGGCATCTAAAAAGCCCCAAACTTTACGGAAAATTTCTTCAAGTGACCCAAAAAA TTTATCAACTGACAATGAGGTCAATAGTGGAAATAACAGTGGTGCGAGGAGGAAAAGCAAAA ctTCTGGCACGATTGTGAAGTCCAGGTACATGCAAACTGAACCCAAGGCTCCTGCAAAG AACAGTGCACACCAGCAGTCAATCCTGCAGCCTCCCAGACCTTCCTCTCCCAGAGTAGGCGGCACACGAAAACCAAGAGAAGGCGCACCCTCAAGACGCACAATGAGTGTTCTTTCAGACAAGGACTCTCCAT TGATTACCAGCATTCTGGAGTCCTCAAATTTCGGAGGAAATGTCATGCAGTCAACTGTGTTGGATGGCCACTGTATATGTCCAGATTTTGATGTCTCTGTCATCAAAG ATAAAGCTACTCCTCCAAGCACAGCAGACGTTAAAAATGATGAAAGGGACATGGCAATGGAAACGTTTTTATTGGCCTTTCTCACTGCTAAG atTGAGCATAAGAATCAAACACTGAGAGAGGAGGCAGAGAGGAATATTCTGACTGTTATGGAGAAAGAACAGCAGTTGCGCTCGCAGGTTCATCGCATGAAACGACAGTATCTTGTCCTGGAGAAGCAGAAACAGCTCAACAGTTTACTGGACTTGCAG ATTGAGGCTTTAGGTTCTGTTGCTGCCGCAGGAAACACGTTTTCAGAGGAGTATAAGTCCTTTGCAAGAGCCATTGATGCCACAAGGCATAAGCTACCCATAAAGAATGTTCACATTGGAGAGAACGCCGGACATTTCTTAG CCGAAGCAGTCGGATGTCTGAATCAGAGTGAGCGTGTCTTGCAGCAGTATGCACAGGGAATTTCCACTGATAGTGAGGCATCAGCAGAATGTCTTGGAGAAATGAAAAATTCAGCACATGAGATCAGCGAACAATTGTCAAG gACTTTTTCTGAACTTCTGGAGGTGTCTTCGTTAGTAAGCCATGAGACGGTTTTGATCCAGCAATCACTGGAGGAAGACCAGATTGGACAGGGCACGGCTCAGACTCTCTTCTGTCCCTCCATGTCATGA
- the sac3d1 gene encoding SAC3 domain-containing protein 1 isoform X2, protein MSNAWPQARRGRGHRHKDQDRANRERAVEQKVKDQVPHGICMTMCPANELRQREAQNRLHKFELVPGTERDRLPRGDVLRAVKEYSRPAAGKDSTRPSDLRPSSVLLKTVCYLVDDIAASKTFQPWTEVYSFVFDRLRSVRQDMIIQRLSGPECVTMLEKSVRFLLYASYRLCGQPLQYFDPRINDTHLQETLSWLLECYREGKHQHQEEFQALSLLYNLGSFHAMQHALQLPGRIRHSPAVQLALAANRAHTESNPVQFLRLAQRLDFMQVCALHRHVLSCRRDLLLLYSHGYNSHNCRYPLQRLSRLLFLKVPLAAELCQVHGVNISKEWVIFSKKSFTESPSGDLQCRDMHDPLDDENWNCNSDDMIHSCA, encoded by the exons ATGAGTAACGC GTGGCCTCAAGCTAGGAGGGGCAGAGGGCACAGGCATAAGGATCAGGACAGAGCGAACAGGGAAAGGGCCGTTGAGCAGAAGGTCAAAGACCAGGTGCCCCATGGCATCTGTATGACTATGTGCCCCGCCAATGAATTACGCCAGCGAGAGGCACAAAACAGACTTCACAAATTTGAGTTGGTGCCTGGCACAGAACGGGATCGCTTGCCTCGTGGCGATGTCTTACGTGCTGTCAAAGAATACTCGCGACCCGCTGCGGGAAAAGACTCCACGCGACCCAGTGACCTTCGACCTTCATCTGTGCTTTTAAAGACTGTTTGTTACTTAGTAGATGACATTGCAgcttctaaaacatttcagccGTGGACTGAG GTGTACAGTTTTGTTTTCGACCGCCTACGTAGCGTACGGCAAGACATGATTATCCAGCGTCTGTCTGGGCCGGAGTGTGTGACTATGCTAGAGAAAAGTGTGCGTTTCCTCCTCTACGCATCTTACAGGCTCTGTGGACAGCCACTTCAGTACTTTGACCCGCGTATCAATGACACTCACCTGCAGGAAACTTTAAGCTGGCTGCTAGAGTGCTACAGAGAAGGAAAGCACCAGCATCAGGAGGAGTTCCAGGCCTTGAGTCTGCTCTATAACCTGG GTTCATTTCACGCCATGCAACATGCACTTCAGCTGCCTGGGCGAATACGCCACTCTCCAGCGGTTCAGCTGGCTCTGGCTGCAAACAGGGCACATACCGAGAGCAACCCAGTTCAGTTTCTCCGCCTGGCACAGAGACTGGATTTCATGCAGGTCTGTGCCCTCCACAGACACGTCTTGTCCTGCAGGAGAGATCTACTCCTGCTGTACAGCCACGGCTACAACAGCCACAACTGTCGCTACCCTCTCCAGAGACTGTCACGCCTCCTGTTTCTCAAAGTTCCACTGGCTGCTGAACTTTGCCAGGTGCATGGTGTTAACATCAGCAAAGAATGGGTCATCTTCTCCAAAAAATCTTTCACTGAAAGTCCATCTGGGGATCTGCAGTGCAGGGATATGCATGATCCACTAGATGACGAGAACTGGAACTGTAATTCTGATGACATGATTCATAGCTGTGCCTAA
- the snx21 gene encoding sorting nexin-21, translating to MASKLFDRLRRTLFKEGELPSETDGKDDFPESSELEDDTDCISARLSGTLCFEGDGVLESEDAGDASGPDSDSDFLGDSLDNACSSTDASPMGPSPKGSNMITRQLQENWRASRARCIPEKLIFEVTDASVVHEANSKYVLYTIHVIHSGTFDKTPAVITRRYTDFERLHSRLRRRHGDEMDGVYFPRKKLRKNFVAETIAKRSRAFEQYLSHLYSLPELRTTPTFLEFFYLGDLRAGQMLMRVGRYQEALGSLLNALRLKEKLGCHQLLQQNHFQRVHWFFTLSALVICFQEVEQLSEAQEHCDRALQDMAPSKEALQQHQLHSLLIPLLQCNVRLSWKISKDKRRWEALLQEIQEQGIDIGSQPTLKECLFKESIEESEGAVRAKSKSEDAS from the exons ATGGCCTCTAAACTATTCGACAGACTTCGCCGTACATTATTCAAGGAAGGAGAGCTGCCTTCGGAGACGGATGGAAAAGATGACTTTCCAGAAAGTTCCGAACTTGAGGATGATACAGACTGCATCTCGGCCAGGCTCAGTGGTACCCTGTGCTTTGAGGGCGATGGGGTTCTTGAATCAGAGGATGCTGGCGATGCATCAGGACCAGACAGTGATTCTGACTTTTTGGGGGATTCTCTGGATAATGCATGTAGTAGCACAG ATGCTAGCCCCATGGGTCCTTCTCCAAAAGGCTCTAACATGATCACCAGACAACTACAAGAAAACTGGCGGGCCTCAAGAGCTCGCTGTATTCCtgaaaaacttatttttgaagTGACTGATGCTAGTGTTGTTCATGAGGCAAATTCCAAGTATGTG CTTTACACCATTCACGTCATCCATTCTGGCACATTCGACAAAACTCCCGCAGTCATCACTCGCCGCTACACCGACTTCGAACGGCTACACAGCCGTTTGCGTCGTCGTCACGGGGATGAGATGGACGGCGTTTACTTCCCTCGTAAAAAGCTGCGCAAAAACTTTGTCGCCGAGACCATTGCCAAGCGCAGCCGGGCCTTTGAGCAATACTTGAGCCACCTGTACTCCCTTCCCGAACTACGGACAACACCCACATTTCTTGAGTTCTTCTACCTGGGCGATCTACGTGCTGGCCAGATGCTGATGCGCGTGGGCCGCTACCAAGAAGCCCTGGGTTCTCTTCTCAACGCGCTGAGACTCAAGGAGAAGTTAGGATGTCATCAACTCCTCCAGCAAAACCATTTCCAGAGGGTTCATTGGTTCTTCACGCTCTCTGCGTTGGTCATCTGCTTCCAGGAAGTAGAGCAGCTTAGTGAAGCTCAGGAACACTGTGACCGAGCCCTGCAGGATATGGCGCCTTCCAAGGAGGCCTTGCAGCAACACCAGTTGCATTCTCTGCTCATCCCTCTTCTTCAGTGTAACGTTAGACTGTCCTGGAAGATCTCAAAGGACAAGAGACGCTGGGAGGCTCTACTGCAGGAGATTCAGGAGCAGGGGATTGATATTGGGAGTCAACCCACGTTAAAGgagtgtttatttaaagaaagcATTGAGGAGAGCGAGGGGGCGGTTAGGGCTAAGAGCAAAAGTGAAGATGCCTCATAG
- the mrgbp gene encoding MRG/MORF4L-binding protein isoform X3, translated as MGEAEIVPSDEKQAEICTPDESIVWSQEVEVCLFHAMLGHKPVGVNRHFHMICIRDKFSQNIGRQVSSKVIWDHLSTMYDMQALHESEILPFPNSEKSFVLPEEIIQDVKEGKVASEDDAKEDIKEEIDPPTTHEEGLGPSTAGQDFARYGQKKTFRSVPKLQLELSTDQLITRGLCRQPSETHDHAAIPP; from the exons ATGGGCGAAGCAGAGATTGTGCCATCGGACGAAAAACAAGCCGAAATCTGTACCCCCGATGAATCAATTGTATGGAGTCAAGAGGTTGAAGTGTGTCTTTTTCACGCCATGTTGGGTCACAAACCTGTAG GGGTGAATCGTCATTTTCACATGATCTGTATTCGTGATAAATTCAGTCAGAATATCGGCAGACAGGTGTCATCTAAAGTCATCTGGGATCATCTCAGCACCATGTATGACATGCAGGCACTG CACGAATCAGAAATACTCCCCTTTCCCAACTCAGAAAAAAGCTTTGTGCTTCCCGAAGAGATCATACAAGACGTTAAAGAAG GTAAAGTGGCATCAGAAGATGATGCAAAAGAAGACATCAAAGAGGAGATCGACCCTCCCACCACACACGAAGAAG GTCTGGGTCCCAGTACGGCTGGCCAGGATTTTGCGAGGTATGGACAGAAGAAAACGTTTCGCTCTGTTCCAAAACTCCAGCTTGAGCTCAGTACAGACCAGCTCATTACCAGAGGCCTCTGTAGACAACCTTCAGAGACCCATGACCAT GCAGCAATTCCTCCGTGA